The Chroogloeocystis siderophila 5.2 s.c.1 genome includes a region encoding these proteins:
- a CDS encoding DUF167 domain-containing protein — MKIKPNSKFQSFIEEADGSLIIYVKSPPVEGEANIELVKILSEKFKIPRANIKINSGIVSRQKIVEIIAN, encoded by the coding sequence ATGAAAATTAAACCTAATTCTAAATTTCAAAGTTTTATTGAAGAAGCAGATGGTAGTCTGATAATTTATGTAAAATCCCCTCCAGTTGAAGGAGAAGCCAACATAGAATTAGTTAAAATATTATCAGAGAAATTTAAAATACCCAGAGCTAACATCAAAATTAATTCTGGTATTGTATCACGGCAAAAAATAGTAGAAATTATCGCAAATTAA
- a CDS encoding LmeA family phospholipid-binding protein produces the protein MFDQQPGLGEEALNKVAELGLASQLDDVENLDVDIKTDAFKLIQGEVDSVTIDGNGLVMQGDLRVEELDMYMSSVAINPLSVALGKIELTKPTEASVRAVLTEADINRAFNSDYVRQQLQQQQIHVQSQPVTVDAQQVNFRLPGEGKVALNASVMLRETGQIHQVAFSAVPRVSASGQTVTLENVEYGNNEELSPELTQALIEETSEILNLSNFDLEGMTLKINNLQIEAGKIILQAEAHVEQIPSG, from the coding sequence ATGTTCGACCAACAGCCTGGATTAGGTGAGGAAGCACTTAACAAAGTAGCAGAACTTGGACTAGCTAGCCAGCTTGATGATGTGGAAAACTTGGATGTAGATATTAAAACTGACGCATTCAAGCTGATTCAAGGAGAAGTTGACTCGGTAACAATTGATGGCAATGGCTTGGTCATGCAGGGCGATCTGCGCGTAGAAGAACTTGATATGTACATGAGCAGCGTTGCGATCAATCCGCTGAGTGTTGCGTTGGGTAAAATTGAACTCACAAAACCAACCGAAGCAAGTGTTCGCGCTGTTTTAACCGAAGCAGATATCAATCGTGCGTTTAACTCAGATTATGTACGTCAGCAATTGCAACAGCAACAAATCCACGTCCAGAGTCAACCTGTAACTGTTGATGCTCAACAAGTCAATTTTCGCTTACCAGGAGAAGGGAAAGTAGCGCTAAACGCAAGTGTAATGTTGCGAGAAACGGGACAAATACATCAAGTTGCTTTCTCGGCTGTACCGCGTGTTAGTGCTAGCGGACAAACCGTGACGTTAGAAAATGTTGAATATGGAAACAACGAGGAACTTTCGCCCGAACTGACGCAAGCCTTAATCGAAGAAACAAGCGAAATCTTAAATTTAAGCAACTTTGACTTGGAAGGAATGACGTTAAAAATTAACAATTTACAAATAGAAGCGGGGAAAATAATTTTGCAAGCTGAAGCACACGTTGAGCAAATTCCTTCAGGTTGA
- a CDS encoding V4R domain-containing protein has translation MIVTADSALISHNKQVNKLTHPLKQKYIERHAHYKFEEFFHFQTDIGVVTDWNDGRNLFASEDFIIGLIEGLEEEVGSASTVVMYNIGYEWGNQDAQFFQNWFEKEYQKKILEANSMFMLEAWWWSFTTQGWGNWEVDMSEHKNGFMFVNIFDSAVARTLSSDVRKPVCHIYAGFLAGFFSHVVNKSLNCIEIQCYSMGETYCKFLLGTKDRIDAATFWQNEGATPRDIEKRLQHGELLG, from the coding sequence ATGATTGTTACAGCAGACAGTGCGCTTATTAGTCATAACAAGCAGGTTAATAAATTAACTCATCCTCTTAAGCAGAAGTATATTGAAAGGCACGCTCATTACAAGTTTGAGGAGTTTTTTCATTTTCAAACTGATATAGGAGTTGTAACCGATTGGAATGATGGGCGTAATCTTTTTGCTAGCGAAGATTTCATTATCGGTTTAATTGAAGGCTTAGAAGAGGAAGTTGGCAGTGCATCTACTGTTGTGATGTACAACATTGGCTATGAATGGGGCAATCAAGACGCGCAGTTTTTCCAAAATTGGTTTGAAAAAGAATATCAGAAAAAGATTCTTGAAGCTAACTCTATGTTTATGTTAGAGGCTTGGTGGTGGTCTTTTACTACCCAAGGTTGGGGTAATTGGGAAGTAGACATGAGTGAGCATAAGAATGGATTTATGTTTGTGAATATTTTTGATTCTGCAGTTGCACGCACATTAAGTAGTGATGTAAGAAAACCTGTTTGTCATATTTATGCTGGTTTCTTGGCTGGTTTCTTTAGCCATGTTGTCAACAAATCTCTTAATTGCATTGAAATTCAATGCTATTCCATGGGAGAAACTTATTGCAAATTTCTTTTAGGCACAAAAGATCGAATTGATGCTGCAACTTTTTGGCAAAACGAAGGAGCAACACCAAGAGATATTGAGAAGCGATTGCAGCATGGAGAACTTCTGGGATGA
- a CDS encoding DUF2231 domain-containing protein codes for METQQTRGTPYPNIPPVIESDDREYRDPGVPSTVAIAGHPLHPLSVIFPIASLAGALVTDAVYWFTRDPFWARGSFWLIVAGLATGLVAAIIGMSDFLQIERVRKRSAGWAHMVINVSLLVLTAINLYTRLGNYETAVLPWGLVISTIVGTLTSVSGWFGAELSYRHKIGVVGPGSRLQP; via the coding sequence ATGGAAACACAGCAAACAAGAGGAACACCGTATCCCAATATTCCACCAGTTATAGAAAGCGACGATCGCGAATATCGCGACCCTGGTGTACCTAGTACTGTTGCGATCGCAGGACATCCCCTACATCCACTTAGCGTTATTTTTCCGATAGCATCTTTAGCAGGCGCTTTAGTCACTGATGCTGTTTACTGGTTCACGCGCGACCCGTTTTGGGCTAGAGGTTCATTTTGGCTGATTGTTGCAGGCTTAGCTACTGGGCTAGTTGCTGCGATTATTGGCATGAGTGATTTCTTACAAATTGAACGTGTCCGCAAACGTAGCGCAGGTTGGGCGCATATGGTTATCAACGTGTCTTTACTCGTTTTGACGGCAATCAATTTATACACTCGTTTGGGAAACTACGAAACCGCAGTACTGCCTTGGGGATTAGTTATTTCTACCATCGTTGGTACTCTCACAAGTGTTTCTGGATGGTTTGGTGCTGAATTATCCTACCGTCATAAAATTGGTGTAGTAGGTCCAGGAAGCCGTCTTCAACCATAG
- a CDS encoding tetratricopeptide repeat protein, whose translation MMINVADLVKDKYLPGNYFASDAYIKGDFESGLIENRRGDHLLALPETFLKAIYLGLDAAAIADYDQAIHLNTNYTEAYYNRGLACIELGRKKQALKDCRAAAKLFFAKGDIENYQKAKSFSQEIYELKTSNTNTNNMLLVGKMSSTTVN comes from the coding sequence GTGATGATTAATGTTGCCGATTTAGTTAAAGATAAGTATCTACCTGGCAACTATTTTGCCTCGGATGCGTATATTAAAGGTGATTTTGAGTCAGGTTTAATTGAAAATCGTCGCGGCGATCACCTACTTGCCTTACCAGAGACTTTCCTAAAAGCAATCTACCTAGGTTTAGACGCCGCAGCGATCGCCGACTACGATCAAGCTATTCACCTAAATACCAACTATACTGAAGCTTACTATAACCGAGGACTCGCCTGCATAGAGTTAGGACGCAAAAAGCAAGCCCTTAAAGATTGTCGCGCAGCTGCAAAACTATTTTTTGCTAAAGGTGATATTGAAAACTACCAAAAAGCAAAATCTTTTAGTCAAGAAATTTATGAACTGAAAACATCAAATACTAATACTAATAATATGTTACTAGTAGGAAAAATGTCTTCGACAACAGTGAATTGA